In one Polaribacter sp. ALD11 genomic region, the following are encoded:
- a CDS encoding aminotransferase class V-fold PLP-dependent enzyme, producing the protein MNTKEIRSLFPITEAFIYLNSASQAPLNTLVNDKLQTLIKSELNFIDKKGFNRDDVRLPLSKILGGSPDEYALTTSTGVGLGMVAQGIDFKKGDNVVIPEKEHWNNTFPWLNLESKGVEVRFAKLNKDNSLDSKAIEKLIDNKTRVVAVAAVRFNSGFRPNLSKISKIAHANNALFVVDAAQGAGMVPIDVEKDQIDVMSGCGFKWLLGMHGTGFLYVSKRVVKTISPILPGMFAAPAIHDQLSYHTDSRKFETGTIAYSLFSAWSAGLQLILNIGVENIYEKALQNTDLIIADLQAKGYEIVTPIEEREGRTAIVHFKTSAFETTKVLFEKLKENKILLTLQGENIRISPNFFTTEEEISSFLALI; encoded by the coding sequence ATGAATACAAAAGAAATTCGATCACTTTTTCCAATTACCGAAGCATTTATTTATCTTAATAGCGCTTCGCAAGCGCCCCTAAACACCCTGGTAAATGATAAGTTGCAGACACTTATAAAATCAGAATTAAATTTTATTGATAAAAAAGGATTTAATCGTGATGATGTTCGTCTTCCGTTATCAAAAATATTAGGTGGTTCGCCAGATGAATACGCACTTACCACAAGTACTGGCGTTGGTTTAGGAATGGTAGCACAAGGCATCGATTTCAAAAAAGGAGACAATGTTGTTATTCCTGAAAAAGAACATTGGAACAACACTTTCCCATGGTTAAACTTAGAAAGTAAAGGTGTTGAAGTTCGGTTTGCAAAGTTAAATAAAGACAATAGTCTTGATTCTAAAGCAATTGAAAAACTTATAGATAACAAAACACGGGTTGTTGCAGTTGCCGCTGTAAGATTTAATAGTGGCTTTAGACCTAACTTATCTAAAATAAGCAAGATAGCACATGCTAATAACGCCTTATTTGTGGTAGATGCAGCCCAAGGAGCTGGAATGGTTCCAATAGATGTCGAGAAAGATCAGATTGATGTAATGTCTGGTTGTGGCTTTAAATGGTTGCTTGGCATGCATGGAACGGGATTCTTATATGTTAGCAAAAGAGTTGTAAAAACAATTAGCCCAATTTTACCAGGAATGTTTGCAGCACCTGCAATTCATGATCAACTTTCTTATCATACCGATTCTCGAAAATTTGAAACAGGCACAATTGCATATTCACTGTTTTCGGCTTGGTCTGCAGGTCTGCAACTAATTCTTAATATTGGCGTCGAAAATATTTATGAGAAAGCACTTCAAAACACAGATCTTATTATCGCTGATCTGCAAGCTAAAGGATATGAAATAGTAACACCAATAGAAGAAAGAGAAGGAAGAACAGCAATTGTTCATTTTAAAACAAGTGCTTTCGAAACAACTAAAGTACTATTTGAAAAACTTAAAGAAAATAAAATATTATTAACTTTACAAGGCGAAAATATTAGAATTAGCCCTAATTTTTTCACCACAGAAGAAGAAATTTCAAGTTTCTTAGCCTTAATTTAA
- a CDS encoding alpha/beta hydrolase translates to MSDLHYIVREPKVALENPSLLILLHGYGSNEQDLFSFAEELPDNLLIVSAQAPLSMGFGGYAWYSINFDDKNGKFSDLKEAKESIDKIAIFIDEIKKKYNTNSEKTFLLGFSQGAILSYSLSFFYPNKIQHVIALSGYINTELLPENISTAITTDYYCSHGSVDQVLPVEWARNSKPFLDKLGFENVYSEYNVGHGVAPQNFYSFKNWIEERL, encoded by the coding sequence ATGAGTGATTTACATTATATCGTTAGAGAACCTAAAGTTGCTTTAGAAAACCCATCTTTATTAATTTTACTACACGGTTACGGTAGTAATGAACAAGATTTATTTTCTTTTGCAGAAGAATTACCAGACAATTTGCTAATTGTAAGTGCACAGGCACCGCTTTCTATGGGGTTTGGCGGTTATGCTTGGTATTCTATTAATTTTGATGATAAAAACGGAAAGTTTTCCGATTTAAAAGAAGCGAAAGAATCCATTGATAAAATTGCCATTTTTATTGATGAAATAAAGAAAAAATACAACACAAATTCTGAGAAAACCTTTCTTTTAGGTTTTAGTCAAGGTGCTATTTTAAGTTATTCTTTGAGTTTTTTCTATCCGAATAAAATACAACACGTAATCGCATTGAGTGGTTACATAAATACAGAGTTGCTTCCAGAAAATATCTCAACAGCTATTACAACCGATTATTACTGTTCTCATGGCTCGGTAGACCAAGTTTTACCAGTAGAATGGGCTAGGAATTCTAAACCTTTTTTAGACAAATTAGGTTTTGAAAACGTCTATTCTGAATACAATGTTGGACATGGAGTTGCGCCACAAAATTTTTATAGTTTTAAAAACTGGATTGAAGAGCGTTTGTAA
- a CDS encoding dihydroorotase family protein, with translation MITLIKSATIIDSSSPYHQQKKDILIQEGIIKQIDDTIPSKKEYTIVTKENLHVSCGWFDTSVSFGEPGYEERETIKNGLQVAAKSGFTAVAVNANSNPVIDNKAAVEFLIHKGNGFATKLYPIAALTTQSKGIDMAELYDMQQSGAIAFGDYKKPIDNDNLMKVSLLYAQNFDGLILSFPKNRAIAGEGIAHEGINSTKLGLKGIPALAEELQIARDLFLLEYTGGKLHIPTISTVKSIALIKDAKKKGLQVTCSVSAHHLTLTDNELNEFDSNYKTNPPLRTNADCKALQKGVKSGIIDIITSDHNPIDIEHKKLEFSEAKDGVIGLESLFGAINSVLDLNDFIENITSKPRQIFGLETNSISEGKTADISLFNPEEKYTFTKKDILSTSKNSPFINKKMNGKVYGIFSNNQLILN, from the coding sequence ATGATTACGCTTATAAAATCGGCAACGATTATAGATTCTTCTAGCCCATACCATCAACAAAAAAAAGATATTTTAATTCAAGAAGGTATTATCAAACAAATTGACGATACCATTCCGTCTAAAAAAGAATACACTATTGTAACTAAAGAAAACCTACATGTTTCTTGTGGTTGGTTCGATACGAGTGTTTCTTTTGGTGAACCTGGTTACGAGGAACGTGAAACGATTAAAAACGGATTGCAAGTTGCTGCAAAAAGTGGCTTTACAGCAGTTGCTGTGAACGCAAACTCAAATCCTGTAATTGACAATAAAGCTGCCGTAGAGTTTCTAATTCATAAAGGAAATGGGTTTGCTACAAAATTATATCCAATTGCCGCCTTAACCACGCAAAGCAAAGGTATAGACATGGCAGAACTGTATGACATGCAACAATCTGGCGCAATTGCTTTTGGCGATTATAAAAAACCAATTGACAACGATAATTTGATGAAAGTCTCTTTATTATACGCTCAGAATTTTGATGGTTTGATATTAAGTTTTCCGAAAAACAGAGCTATTGCAGGGGAAGGAATTGCACATGAGGGCATTAACAGCACAAAATTAGGTTTAAAGGGAATTCCTGCATTGGCAGAAGAATTACAAATTGCTAGAGATTTGTTTTTACTGGAGTATACTGGTGGTAAACTGCACATTCCAACAATTTCTACCGTAAAGTCTATAGCACTTATTAAAGACGCTAAAAAGAAAGGCTTGCAAGTTACTTGTAGTGTTTCTGCACACCACTTAACATTAACAGATAACGAACTAAATGAGTTCGATAGCAATTATAAAACAAACCCGCCATTAAGAACAAATGCAGATTGTAAAGCGCTTCAAAAAGGTGTAAAATCTGGTATTATTGATATTATTACGTCAGACCACAATCCTATTGATATTGAACATAAAAAATTAGAATTTAGCGAAGCAAAAGACGGAGTCATTGGTTTAGAAAGTTTATTTGGCGCAATAAATTCTGTTTTAGATTTAAACGATTTTATTGAAAACATCACCTCAAAACCAAGACAAATTTTTGGTTTAGAAACCAATTCTATTTCGGAAGGAAAAACAGCAGATATCTCACTTTTTAATCCTGAAGAAAAATACACTTTTACAAAAAAAGATATATTATCTACCTCTAAAAACAGTCCATTTATCAACAAAAAAATGAACGGAAAAGTATATGGTATCTTCTCTAATAATCAACTTATATTAAATTAA